In one window of Eubalaena glacialis isolate mEubGla1 chromosome 13, mEubGla1.1.hap2.+ XY, whole genome shotgun sequence DNA:
- the OGFR gene encoding opioid growth factor receptor isoform X1, translating into MEDPDCDSTWEEDEEEDGEGPGAGADEDGEAGAPGDVEAEADPRPSAFQLKVTGSRNWRAVRDTRRYRHHYPDLVEEDGNGDMPNLSFYKNEIRFLPNGCFIEDILQNWKEEYDLLEDNHSYIQWLFPLREPGVNCHAKPLTLQEVEAFKSSTEVRKRLVQAYELMLGFFGIQLKDRDTGRVCRAQNYQKRFQNLNWHSHNNLRITRILKSLGELGLEHYQAPLARFFLEETLVRRQLPGVRHSALDYFVFTVRCRHQRRELLYFAWEHFRPRYRFVWGPHDKLQKFRPCSPPCSPRPARPRQADGEESPGDPLLEAGAQGQTCGPGRHEEGDPVAQGPQPPGTEPQEAGALEKDQGDEAGEEQGPESPNPKESKKRKLEANLRERAPGEPGPSASEVEKIALNLEGCALSQGSLGAETQEVGSQAPEEAEQPCPQPLEAKVADEGAQWLKRVKMGSKKKQVARQGRIRVPPGAQPLQDPRWMRGLRGQSPRRQGPLSSPESLREGDARGPALPCRRPGSHVASCSQRPALWASPCWSLQPLLQLLEGQVPPLGEARASASFFPRPHFPPLSSSVPLPAPHLCNLAPHGLGGVGGRIIFLVWCRGLF; encoded by the exons ATGGAGGACCCGGACTGCGACTCGACCtgggaggaggacgaggaggaggacggcGAGGGCCCGGGGGCCGGGGCCGACGAGGATGGCGAGGCCGGCGCTCCGGGGGACGTGGAGGCCGAGGCGGACCCGCGGCCCAGCGCGTTCCAG CTCAAGGTGACAGGGTCCCGAAACTGGCGAGCAGTGCGGGACACACGCAGGTACCGGCACCACTACCCG GATTTGGTGGAAGAAGATGGCAATGGTGACATGCCCAACCTGAGTTTCTACAAAAACGAGATTCGGTTCCTGCCTAACG GCTGTTTCATTGAGGACATTCTTCAGAACTGGAAGGAAGAGTACGACCTCCTGGAGGACAATCACTCCTACATCCAGTG GCTGTTTCCCCTGCGGGAGCCAGGAGTAAACTGTCACGCCAAGCCCCTCACGCTCCAAGAGGTCGAG GCGTTTAAAAGCTCCACAGAGGTCAGGAAGCGGTTGGTCCAGGCCTACGAGCTCATGCTGGGCTTCTTCGGAATCCAGCTCAAGGACCGAGACACGGGCCGGGTGTGCCGAGCACAGAACTACCAGAAGCGCTTCCAGAACCTCAACTG GCACAGCCACAACAACCTCCGCATCACCCGCATCCTCAAGTCTCTGGGGGAGCTGGGCCTGGAGCACTACCAGGCGCCCCTGGCCCGCTTCTTCCTGGAGGAGACGCTGGTGCGCCGGCAGCTGCCGGGCGTCCGGCACAGCGCCCTGGATTACTTTGTGTTCACCGTGCGGTGCCGGCACCAGCGCCGTGAGCTGCTGTACTTCGCCTGGGAGCACTTCCGGCCCCGCTACAGGTTCGTCTGGGGGCCCCACGACAAGCTGCAGAAGTTCAGGCCGTGCTCTCCTCCCTGCTCGCCCCGGCCGGCCCGCCCAAGGCAGGCCGATGGGGAGGAGAGCCCTGGGGACCCCCTCCTTGAGGCCGGAGCCCAGGGGCAGACCTGCGGGCCAGGGAGGCATGAGGAGGGGGACCCGGTGGCCCAGGGTCCCCAGCCTCCCGGCACAGAGCCCCAGGAAGCTGGAGCCTTGGAGAAGGACCAGGGAGATGAGGCCGGCGAGGAGCAGGGACCAGAGTCTCCAAACCCCAAGGAGAGCAAGAAGAGGAAGTTGGAGGCGAATCTGCGGGAGCGGGCCCCAGGGGAGCCGGGCCCGAGCGCCTCGGAGGTGGAGAAGATCGCCCTGAACTTGGAGGGCTGTGCCCTCAGCCAGGGCAGTCTCGGGGCGGAGACCCAGGAAGTGGGCAGCCAAGCCCCGGAGGAAGCCgagcagccctgcccccagcccctggaggcCAAGGTGGCGGATGAG GGTGCCCAGTGGCTGAAGAGGGTGAAAATGGGGTCAAAGAAGAAGCAGGTGGCCAGGCAGGGCCGGATCAGGGTGCCCCCGGGAGCCCAGCCACTGCAGGACCCGAGGTGGATGAGAGGGCTGAGAGGGCAGAGCCCACGGAGGCAGGGCCCTCTGTCCAGCCCGGAGAGCCTTAGGGAAGGGGACGCCcggggccctgccctgccctgccgcAGGCCTGGGAGCCATGTCGCCAGCTGTTCTCAGCGCCCAGCTCTGTGGGCCTCTCCCTGCTGGTCACTGCAGCCACTACTGCAACTGCTGGAAGGGCAGGTCCCGCCCTTAGGGGAGGCCAGGGCTTCAGCATCCTTCTTTCCTCGACCTCACTTCCCGCCTCTTTCGTCCTCTGTGCCGCTGCCCGCCCCCCACCTCTGTAACTTGGCTCCTCATGGCCTGGGGGGTGTGGGAGGGCGGATCATTTTCTTAGTCTGGTGCAGAGGCCTTTTCTGA
- the OGFR gene encoding opioid growth factor receptor isoform X2, translating into MEDPDCDSTWEEDEEEDGEGPGAGADEDGEAGAPGDVEAEADPRPSAFQLKVTGSRNWRAVRDTRRYRHHYPDLVEEDGNGDMPNLSFYKNEIRFLPNGCFIEDILQNWKEEYDLLEDNHSYIQWLFPLREPGVNCHAKPLTLQEVEAFKSSTEVRKRLVQAYELMLGFFGIQLKDRDTGRVCRAQNYQKRFQNLNWHSHNNLRITRILKSLGELGLEHYQAPLARFFLEETLVRRQLPGVRHSALDYFVFTVRCRHQRRELLYFAWEHFRPRYRFVWGPHDKLQKFRPCSPPCSPRPARPRQADGEESPGDPLLEAGAQGQTCGPGRHEEGDPVAQGPQPPGTEPQEAGALEKDQGDEAGEEQGPESPNPKESKKRKLEANLRERAPGEPGPSASEVEKIALNLEGCALSQGSLGAETQEVGSQAPEEAEQPCPQPLEAKVADEVRKRRKTDQGARDGTGVAAGDGTLTLATTQPPAPSGCPVAEEGENGVKEEAGGQAGPDQGAPGSPATAGPEVDERAERAEPTEAGPSVQPGEP; encoded by the exons ATGGAGGACCCGGACTGCGACTCGACCtgggaggaggacgaggaggaggacggcGAGGGCCCGGGGGCCGGGGCCGACGAGGATGGCGAGGCCGGCGCTCCGGGGGACGTGGAGGCCGAGGCGGACCCGCGGCCCAGCGCGTTCCAG CTCAAGGTGACAGGGTCCCGAAACTGGCGAGCAGTGCGGGACACACGCAGGTACCGGCACCACTACCCG GATTTGGTGGAAGAAGATGGCAATGGTGACATGCCCAACCTGAGTTTCTACAAAAACGAGATTCGGTTCCTGCCTAACG GCTGTTTCATTGAGGACATTCTTCAGAACTGGAAGGAAGAGTACGACCTCCTGGAGGACAATCACTCCTACATCCAGTG GCTGTTTCCCCTGCGGGAGCCAGGAGTAAACTGTCACGCCAAGCCCCTCACGCTCCAAGAGGTCGAG GCGTTTAAAAGCTCCACAGAGGTCAGGAAGCGGTTGGTCCAGGCCTACGAGCTCATGCTGGGCTTCTTCGGAATCCAGCTCAAGGACCGAGACACGGGCCGGGTGTGCCGAGCACAGAACTACCAGAAGCGCTTCCAGAACCTCAACTG GCACAGCCACAACAACCTCCGCATCACCCGCATCCTCAAGTCTCTGGGGGAGCTGGGCCTGGAGCACTACCAGGCGCCCCTGGCCCGCTTCTTCCTGGAGGAGACGCTGGTGCGCCGGCAGCTGCCGGGCGTCCGGCACAGCGCCCTGGATTACTTTGTGTTCACCGTGCGGTGCCGGCACCAGCGCCGTGAGCTGCTGTACTTCGCCTGGGAGCACTTCCGGCCCCGCTACAGGTTCGTCTGGGGGCCCCACGACAAGCTGCAGAAGTTCAGGCCGTGCTCTCCTCCCTGCTCGCCCCGGCCGGCCCGCCCAAGGCAGGCCGATGGGGAGGAGAGCCCTGGGGACCCCCTCCTTGAGGCCGGAGCCCAGGGGCAGACCTGCGGGCCAGGGAGGCATGAGGAGGGGGACCCGGTGGCCCAGGGTCCCCAGCCTCCCGGCACAGAGCCCCAGGAAGCTGGAGCCTTGGAGAAGGACCAGGGAGATGAGGCCGGCGAGGAGCAGGGACCAGAGTCTCCAAACCCCAAGGAGAGCAAGAAGAGGAAGTTGGAGGCGAATCTGCGGGAGCGGGCCCCAGGGGAGCCGGGCCCGAGCGCCTCGGAGGTGGAGAAGATCGCCCTGAACTTGGAGGGCTGTGCCCTCAGCCAGGGCAGTCTCGGGGCGGAGACCCAGGAAGTGGGCAGCCAAGCCCCGGAGGAAGCCgagcagccctgcccccagcccctggaggcCAAGGTGGCGGATGAGGTGAGGAAGCGAAGGAAGACGGACCAGGGTGCCAGGGACGGCACTGGGGTGGCAGCAGGTGATGGCACCCTGACGCTGGCCAccacccagccccctgccccttcAGGGTGCCCAGTGGCTGAAGAGGGTGAAAATGGGGTCAAAGAAGAAGCAGGTGGCCAGGCAGGGCCGGATCAGGGTGCCCCCGGGAGCCCAGCCACTGCAGGACCCGAGGTGGATGAGAGGGCTGAGAGGGCAGAGCCCACGGAGGCAGGGCCCTCTGTCCAGCCCGGAGAGCCTTAG
- the MRGBP gene encoding MRG/MORF4L-binding protein, with protein sequence MGEAEVGGGGAAGDKGPGEAATSPAEETVVWSPEVEVCLFHAMLGHKPVGVNRHFHMICIRDKFSQNIGRQVPSKVIWDHLSTMYDMQALHESEILPFPNPERNFVLPDEIIQEVREGKVVIEEETNEEMKEDVDPHNVTDDVFSSSGSLGKATEKSSKDKDKSNSDLGSKEGPDKRKRSRVTDKVLTANSNPSSPSAAKRRRT encoded by the exons ATGGGGGAGGCTGAGGTGGGCGGCGGTGGCGCGGCGGGCGACAAGGGGCCGGGGGAGGCGGCCACCAGCCCTGCCGAGGAGACGGTGGTGTGGAGCCCCGAGGTGGAGGTGTGCCTCTTCCACGCCATGCTGGGCCACAAGCCCGTCG GTGTGAACCGGCACTTCCACATGATCTGTATCCGAGACAAATTCAGCCAGAACATCGGGCGGCAGGTCCCATCCAAGGTCATCTGGGACCACCTGAGCACCATGTATGACATGCAGGCACTG CATGAGTCTGAGATTCTTCCATTCCCAAATCCAGAGAGGAACTTCGTCCTTCCAGACGAAATCATTCAAGAAGTCCGAGAAG GAAAAGTGGTCATTGAGGAGGAAACGAACGAGGAAATGAAGGAAGACGTGGACCCCCACAATGTGACCGATGATG TTTTTTCATCTTCAGGAAGCTTGGGGAAAGCAACAGAAAAGTCCAGCAAAGACAAAGACAAGAGCAACTCAGACTTGGGGTCCAAAGAGGGGCCGGACAAGCGGAAGCGCAGCCGGGTCACCGACAAAGTCCTGACCGCCAACAGCAACCCCTCCAGCCCCAGCGCGGCCAAGCGGCGCCGGACGTAG